The nucleotide window GGATAGCGCAGTGGTAAGCACATGAGTCCTCCTAACAGAGTTCTCGGGTCCGAATCGCTACCACTGGTTTTTTGCCTTTAACCTCTTTGAAGACCACCTACCCAGCACAAGTTGCGTTTTACCTGATCCCATTGGTTAACACGGTATTGGCGAAAATCTGTTAGTTTACCAGTAACGGGTTCTCACGGTCACAAGAAAAAATGCCTTCAATTGCAGAAGATATTTATCCATCGTGTTTGGGCACAAATATCCCTCATCGTAAACAATCAGAAGTGGGTGAAGAATACACAAGTAGGacccaggggcggacctaccccAGCGTGGGTGGGCggtgcaccccttgaaaaaaaaatagtgtatattttaggcaaaaaaacccgaccgcaccccttgaaaatatggttgaacgccttcatccgcaccccttgaaaaaaaatcctgggtccgccactggtagGACCGTGAGATGTGGTTTATTACGATTATCTTAACAAAAATAAGTACCAACTACCATGTAAAAAATGGTTTACCTCATCAACATTGTGGCACAATTCAAGAATAAAAGGTATCAGCTTTAACTAACTCTCGGGGCGAAAACACCATTATATTAACacataaaagttataaaaaaaaaagtggCATGTAAATTAGTTGCAGACTTGCAGGAATCACCTTCAAAACGAAGAGCATATCGAGTCTCCCTGAATCTTCATGTCTTCAAATGTTACCAAAGCAATTAATAGCACGTCTTTATCACCTCAATGATACATTTAACTCTTCAAAGAATTCGActtcaaaaaaaatattattgCAAAATACCATGGAATTAACACCAAGAAAAACAACTTACCTTTAAAGAGGACCATGCTTCACTAGGAATAAACTGTAACTAAAAAATCGTGCCGTTAATatttaatattcaaataaatgcataGACAAGAACCCTCAGATTATACATGTATTATTCCTGCAAAACTTTTCTAAATTATCTCATCAACTAAATTACAGAAGCTGCAGAAAGTATGCAGTGAGACATGCTAATTATACAACAAGGCAACCGTACATTAGCATTCGTTTTTCAACTTTTCGTTCTGTTTTTGGTTGGTTGCTGACAAGGCCCAGGAATATCGATAATGATGTCATACTAAACAGCTTCATTAGAAGGCCATAAACGGGTCAAGAGGTAACGTAGAAGAACTGGACCCCACAAGCCCGATAGAGAATTAGAATGAAAAACGTTGACCCGAAGCCAATTTATTCCTCAAAATCATGTGTACAACATATCTTTTCTAGAAGTATGGGCCAATCGTCCCCAAGCTGCTTACGGTTAAGCTCCATAGCAACCGTAAAGTCTAGCAAATTTACTAACCGCTTCGGTTTCTGTTCCTGTTCCTGTTCTAGTTCTTGCATTTGATGATGATGACCCGGCAAAACATCGTTTACGGGTTGAATAAGATTCAGGTGCTTGACCGAATCATTTTGCGTTGGCTTGTGAACGGATGATCTAGATCCATTTAGTTCAACACATGACCTAATCAAACCCTTTAAATAAACATCTAATCCCCTGTTTAACACGTTTGCACAATCCATCGACACATGTTGAATCCCATGGAATGTGGTAATTTGCTCCATACGTTCCTTTAACGTTGTTGTGTCTAACAAACCGTCAATATGCAGCACACCAACACATTTACTATTATTTCCCATGTGGGTCCCACCTATAGTGATAGGAAAATGCGGTACCCCGAGTGGAGCATGTATGATTTTCCCATCTGTTTTACATAATGGTTCGGTCTGTTCTACTCGATTTACGCTCACAAGTGCACCGTTTTCCGCTTGTTTCATGAGTTCTTGATGATTAGAGGAAGAAGATTCCCCGTTCTCCACAACACAAAAATCACCCGTTTGCGGGGTAGACGATGAAAAAGGAGTGAAATTTGTCGACCCATTTGGCCCGAGAGCACTTTTACGGTCAACAACTCTTCGATCACGGGCTCCGGTTCTTGCTTTTCGTACGGATGGAGGAAGAATATCACCATTGGCCAAATTTAACGGACTTGTAACACGGGTTACAACTGGAACCGACCCGTTTTCATGGTAAACAACATCTAAAGGTTTTTTACTTCCAACCGTTACTAACCAAGCATTCTTCAAAACAGCACAAATCAACTGATTATGCAGTCGGATATTATCTTTCCCGATCGTCGTCAAACAAAGCTTATCGAACTCACGTTTGCTCAACTTCAAACTCAAAAACCGATTCAAGTAATCAAAATACCGGTTCGATCTCTCCATCCCAAGCTTCTTAACCAACTGACCTTTAACTTCCACAAGAttgatccatgaatgctgcttcGGCGGTTGCATTTCTCAACCCGAAAATCCCATAAAACACTCACACAACAATCAATTTCCAACTTCACtaaccaaaaatttaaaaatcccAACCCCTAATATCTCCAACTAATTTAGGGTTCTACTTCATCTACAAAAATCCCATCCTCAGAAACAATCTTGATCCATTTAATAAGAATAAAACCATACACACCCATGTAACAAACACTGATCTTGATTATCTTTGAATCAACTAACTCTCCCTCCAAAACCAAAATTTCCCAAATTATTTACATTCCAAATTAACCCAAAAATCACTCAACTAAACTGGTCCCAAGTTCAACAACTTTTTACAAAAATTCCCAAAAAGGGAACTCAAAAAGCCACAAATTAATCAAAAAAAGTGAACTCTTTTCAAGATTCCCATCAGCAATTtcaagattgaaacttttgaataAGTATTAACAATAAACAACAATGGGAAACTCTGACCTTatcattaacacttcaaaattgAGATTCAAAAACTGAAGTCTTTGATTTCACAATCTGAAATTGGTGTCGCCGCATTTATGTTTTTCCGGCTTATTTTGTGTCAGTGTCGCCGGAATTAGACGCCGGCGAGGCCTCTTTGTATCTCTTTGATCTCTGTTTTCCGGTACcccatacacacacacactctttctctctcctctttctctctctagactgaTACAGAACTCGTTTTTGTGTCTGTGTAACGAGGGTCATTTGAGTTGCTAATTACCCTCTTGCTTTGTTCATGTATACACAAACCATCCCCTAATTTTTACTTGCATGGTGCTAAGCGGGTCATGTTCATGGGTTGATGGGTTTAATCTGACTTGACCTGAACCCAGAAACTctaaacaaacatgaacaagacaCGAAAACGAAAATAGTGTCAGATGTATGAACCTGACCACGACACAAATATTTGCGGGTAGATCCGAACTCAACCCGTTTAacattggttttttttttcatattaatAGTTTAAAGTAAAAAAATTTACGGCAAAAAAATACAAATGTATACAAAAAAGtacattttaattataaaattttATATCAATTTCTCCTTTAGGTTATAACTATGACGTAAAATACCCAACCATTTTAAATTTAACTTACGACAATAAAAAGACACATAagaacaaataaaatataaataagctAAACGGGTCAATCCGCCAACCCAATGGGTGGACACGAACCCAACCTGTTTAACTAAATGGGTTTGCGGATTCAACCTAAAACTAACCATGGTCTCGTTTAGACTAAATTTAAACCCGCAAATTTCATGTCAGATTCAttttgtgtcagaaattcacaccccttaTTACAACTctataagtttatatatattttcatagtCGTAAAAAACAATAGACAAGATAAATAAAAGAATCAtatttttcataatttttatTACATAATGGATTATGATATGGTTTCAGCAATTAATCGTTCgatagaaaagatgaagaaactAGAAGAATACACAGAGAactattttatttatttcattcaTATTCATAACATAATAATACAAACACCGTATATAACTCAAAAGGAGCATGTATAGAAATGAATACTAACGTCGGAGGGTGTGGGAGGGCGTCACCCCGTCACCTCACCACCGATAGCGTTCTCGGGACGCCACCACCCGTACTGACCAATTTAAAGGGGGCCGCTATAGGTCTCTCGCCAGCATGGTAACAAAGAAAAATTGACAAGATCGAGGTGGCTTTGGTCAAAAGTTACTATTGAACGGTAacattataattaaaaaaaattaatttcaaattttataaatttcacctataaataccccactttTTCCATAATTTTCATCCCTTCTACCTCAATCTTTATACAAAATCTCTACACTTTTTTTATATAATCACACAGTGTTTCCCAACAACCAAAACCCGTGGGATCCGACCCATCCGTTTTGGCAGAGTGCGCCAAACAACGAGCAAGAAGACCGTTATCGAGGCAAGTCTCAACAAAATAATCTCGATGAAGGAAAAAGAGCAAgaactaaaaatgaaaaaacaAATCCAGAAAGACATGATATTTCTCGCGAAAGACTTTTCACATCTAGCGAAAGAGGACTGAGTCATTTTGGAGGCTCGTAAGGCACACATTCGGACGAAATATatgtagtttttattttctagtactttattttttaactttgCATTTTTTAGGACtttgtaatattttttttttaatgaaattatgttttttttttattttctagttattaaaattggcatttgatttaaaaaaataaaatatataaataaaaataataattagatAATGATGACGAGTGCTTTATCCCACACCCTGTAAGTTAACGgtgtgttcccgagttaaaaatccctccccttccctcccctcccctcccctcacctccatgtctttccaaattggaaagactattttcaggcaaaaaaaaccccattttccctcccctccccctgttaagtggATCTCTGGAACACCATTTTCCCTCCCatcccctcccctccccctgttaaatagATCTCTGGAACACAGCGTAAGGGATGGGGCCTTAAAGCCCCCTGTCTGACATGGACGTGACGTGACGCTAACGTGACGTGATAGCCTAACCCATACTAGATTATTGCTTATCTACAGGGCCTGCCTAAACATATTGGGGACCCAAAGCCAAGCATTAATTCAGGTCCCTTTCTCAAAAAATCTGGGTTCTTACTTTCTATTTAGCATGACGGGATATATATCACCTAATCGATTTATAAGCTAGGTGGTTGTTTTTTTCGAAACAAAGTTGGTTATCTATAACAAAGCCAAAAGGGTTATATCCTAGTTGTATCAACTAGTATAGTAAATATGTTTATCCCAAGTAGTTGATGGTAGGGGTATTCTTTTGGTTGTTTTTCGGGTTTTTGGCTGAGAAAAATGACCAGATAACCAATCCATTTAAAGTTCGGCCTGGTCCGATTCAGGTTAGTTCAAATCGGGTTGTTTGGGTTTTAGGTTTAGatgtaaaattaaaaaaaaaatgattttttttaaatatcatcaaaattcatATTGATACTAAAAAAAATTCATCAAAATCCAAACATCACTTGACAATATGATATGATTGTGTTCAAAAAAATGTTTCAAATACCAGAGATTTCAACCCAAAACACATCTatagtaaaaaaaaac belongs to Helianthus annuus cultivar XRQ/B chromosome 5, HanXRQr2.0-SUNRISE, whole genome shotgun sequence and includes:
- the LOC110943980 gene encoding uncharacterized protein LOC110943980; translation: MQPPKQHSWINLVEVKGQLVKKLGMERSNRYFDYLNRFLSLKLSKREFDKLCLTTIGKDNIRLHNQLICAVLKNAWLVTVGSKKPLDVVYHENGSVPVVTRVTSPLNLANGDILPPSVRKARTGARDRRVVDRKSALGPNGSTNFTPFSSSTPQTGDFCVVENGESSSSNHQELMKQAENGALVSVNRVEQTEPLCKTDGKIIHAPLGVPHFPITIGGTHMGNNSKCVGVLHIDGLLDTTTLKERMEQITTFHGIQHVSMDCANVLNRGLDVYLKGLIRSCVELNGSRSSVHKPTQNDSVKHLNLIQPVNDVLPGHHHQMQELEQEQEQKPKRLVNLLDFTVAMELNRKQLGDDWPILLEKICCTHDFEE